CGGTCATTTCCGTCATGTCCAGCCCCTATATCGAGATGGCCCTTCTCAAGGGTCTGCCGAAATGGCGCGTCGTCGTCGAACATGCCCTGCCCAACGCGCTGGCGCCGATCATCAACGTCATCGCCCTCAACCTCGCCTATCTCATCGTCGGCGTCGTGGTCATCGAGGTGGTGTTCGTCTATCCGGGCCTCGGACAGTCGATGGTGGATGCGGTTTCCAAGCGCGACGTTCCCGTCGTTCAGGCTTGCGGCCTCATCTTCGCGACCGTTTTCATCACCCTCAACATGGTTGCCGACATCCTGGCGATCGTCAGCAATCCGCGTTTGCGGCATCCGAGGTGATCCATGCGGCTGTTCGGTCATAACATGCCCCTGAAGGCGCAGGTCGGGCTCGCCATCGTCGTCGTCAACGTGCTCGCGGCGATCCTTGTGCCCGTCATCGCCCCCTACCCGGAGGCCGAGGTCGTCGGTCGCGCCTGGGCCGGATCGAGCGCCGAACACTGGCTCGGCCTCGACAATCTCGGCCGCGACGTGCTCTCCCGCCTGCTCTACGGCGCGCGTCTGTCGCTCGGCCTTTCGCTGCTCATCACGTCCCTGTCCTTCTCGCTCGGCGTCTTCAGCGGCTTTTCCGCCGCCGTGCTCGGCAGGACGGCGGATATGATCCTCTCGCGCATCGTCGATCTTCTCCTGTCGATGCCCGCGCTGATCTTCGCCATGGTCGTGCTGTCGGTGCTGGGAACGGACCTCGTCGTGCTGGTGGTGACCATCTGCATTCTCGACGCCACCCGCATCTTCCGTGTCAGCCGGGCGCTGGCGATGAACATCGTCGCGCTCGATTTCGTGGAGGCGGCGCGGCTGCGCGGCGAAGGGCTGTGGTGGATCGTGCGCCGGGAGGTTCTGCCGAATGCGCTGATGCCGCTTGTCGCCGAATTCGGCCTGCGTTTCTGCTTCACCTTCCTCTTCATCTCCGCCCTCAGCTTCCTGGGCCTCGGCATCCAGCCGCCCTATGCCGACTGGGGCAGCATGGTGAAGGACTATTCAACCATGATCATGCTGGGCGTGCCGACCGTCTTCTATCCCGCCGGCGCAATCGCCCTCCTGACGATCGGGATCAACCTCCTGGTCGACTGGCTGACCTCCACAAGCGCAGCCGAGCACTGAGGCTCCCATGACAGACAGGCAAAAAGACACGACGCTGCTCGAAATCGAGGGCCTGCGCATCGAGGCCATCGCCGCCTCCGGCGACCGCTCGGTCCTGGTGGAGAATGCCAGCTTCACCCTGAAGCGCGGTGAAGTTCTGGGGCTGATCGGGGAATCGGGCGCGGGCAAATCCACCCTCGGCCTTTCCAGCATGAACTTCACGCGGCCGGGCTGCGCGATCGCTGCCGGCAGGATCCTCTTCGACGGACGCGACCTGCGCGGCCTTTCCGACGCCGAGAGCCGGTCGCTGCGCGGCGCGCGGATCGCCTATATCGCGCAGAGTGCCGCCGCCTCGTTCAATCCGGCCCTAACCATCGGCCGACAGGTCTGCGAGGTGGCGGTCCGCCACAAGCTGATGAGCAAGGCGGCCGCGAAGGCGCGCGCCGCCGCCCTCTTCCGCTCGCTGGAACTGCCCGATCCCGAGACCTTCGGCAACCGCTACCCGCACCAGGCCTCCGGTGGCCAGTTGCAGCGCGCCATGGCCGCCATGGCGATGATCGCCGAGCCCGACCTGCTCGTCTTCGACGAACCCACGACTGCGCTCGACGTCACCACCCAGGTGGAAGTGCTCGCCGCCTTCCGCAAGCTCATCCGCGAACGCGGCACGGCCGCGCTCTACATCACCCACGACCTTGCCGTCGTCGCCCAGATCGCCGATCGCATCATGGTTCTCCGGCACGGCAAGATGGTCGAGACCGGCGCAGCGGACAACATCCTGCAGAACCCGCAGGAGGACTATACGAAGCGGCTCGTCGCCGAACGCAACGCGGCCATGACCGGGCATTTCGTGACCGACAGTCACGCGGGCGAAAAGCCGGTCCTCAGCCTGACGGCCGTCGCGGCAAGCTATAGCGGCCTCACCCGTGCGGTCAGCGATGTCAGCCTCGATCTGAAGCGTGGCGAAACGCTTGCCATCGTCGGGGAATCCGGCTCCGGCAAGAGCACGCTGGCGCGTGTCGTCGTCGGCCTCCTGCCGCGCGAGAGCGGCGACATTCTCTTCAAGGGCGCAACGCTTCCGCCGGCGCTGCATGCCCGCTCACGCGATACGCTGCGCCGCATCCAGATGATCTACCAGATCCCGGATCTCGCGCTGAACCCGAAGCAGACGCTGCTGGAGATCATCGGCCGGCCGATCGAATTCTACCTCGGCAAATCCAAGAAGGAGGTCCGCGAGCGGGTTGTCGACCTGCTGCGCCAGATCGAGCTTCCGGAGAGTTATCTCCTGCGCAAGCCGCCGGAACTCTCGGGCGGCCAGAAGCAGCGCGTCTGCATTGCCCGCGCGCTGGCGGCCGAACCCGACATCGTGATCTGCGACGAGGTCGTTTCCGCCCTCGACCCGCTGGTGGCCGAAGACATCCTCAATCTTCTGCGCAAGCTGCAGGAGACGCTGGGCCTTGCCTATCTCTTTATCACCCACGATCTCGGCACCGTGCGGCGCATCGCCAATCAGGTCGCCGTCATGCGCAAGGGCGAAGTCGTCGCCTATGGCGAGACGCAGAAGATCTTCTCGCCGCCCTACCACCCCTATACGGAACTGCTGCTCTCCTCCGTGCCGGAGATGCGCAGCGACTGGCTGGACGGGCTGCTCGAAACGCGCGACCGGTCTCCTGCGGTGGCCTTGCAAGGCTAGAACATTTCCAGCCGAAGCGGCATCGCGTCGGCGTCTAAGAACGCTTCCAAAACAAGAGCCTAGAACAATTCCGGTAACCCGGAATTGTTCTGGCGTGACGCCGTCATGGCCTATTCCTTTTCCTGCATCTGCTCCAGCCAGCGCCAGGTCTCCTGCGTGTCCGTGTCCGAAAGTCGGTCCTTGTTCGAAAGGGCATACCAGCCGAGGCCGGAGGCAACAGTGATAGGAAAGGGCTGGACCAGCGTGCCGGCGGCAAGCGCCGCCCCGGCGAGAAACAGGTTGGCAAGGGCGATGCCCTGCCCCAGCTCGGCGGCGGCAAGGGCGATGTCGCCATCGCTGTAATTCGTACCCTTCCAGATCATGCCGGCATCGACGCCCGCCTGCGTGAACCATTCGGCCCAGCCGACGGGACCCTCCTCGTGGATCAGGGATGCCGCCAGAAGATCGGCGGGCTGCCGCAAGGCGCGGGCGCCAGCGGGATCGGCGATGGGGGAGAGACGGTCGCGGGCGATGAGAAGGCTTTCGCACCCCACGGGCGGCTCGGCCGCATGGATCACCGCGATATCCACCTCCATCGTCTCGAAATCGACCGGCAAGCCGCTGGTGTCGAGCCAGGGCTCGCAGGCCGGTGCAGCCACCTTCAAAGCCGGCAGACGCGGCAGCAGCCAGCGGCGGGTGAAATCGCGTGGCGCATAGATGACCACGCTGCCGGGCTTTCGATAGGGCTCCAGCCGACGATAGCCCTCTTCCAGAAGATCGAGGCAGCGCCGCACCGTACGATGGTAGTCGCGACCGGCATCCGTCAGCCGCACCTCCCGGCCGATGCGCAGGAAAAGCGGCTGTCCGATCTGCCCTTCGAGAAGGCGCATCTGGTGGCTGATGGCCGACTGCGTCAGCCCCACCTCCTCCGCCGCACGGCTGAAGCTTTCAAGCCGCGCGGCCGCCTCGAAACCCTTCAGGAACTGGGTCGGGGGAATATGCCGAAACCGCACCATTCATGAATTCCATTCATTTCCAGCAGGAATGCTTCTCGTTTGTATCGCGCTTCTTCGCCGCCAATAATGAGCGCCATACATGAATAGGAGTCAATCATGGATAGGAAGACGGGACTGCGGCCGCATGTGAAACTGCGTCGTCCGGGCGAATTCGAGCCGCATGCCAGGACGTGGATGGCCTGGCCGCACCGCAAGGATCTCTATGGCTCGCGCCTTGCGGCCATGCGAGAGGCCTATGTCGAGGTCGCCCATGCCATCGCCGGTTTCGAGCCCGTCAGCATGGTCGCCCATCCCGATCACGCCGAAAGCGCCCGCGCCCGCCTCGGTGCCGGCATCGAGGTCGTCGCCCTGCCGATCGACGACTGCTGGATCCGCGATTCCGGCCCGACCTTCCTGAAGCGCGACGATGGCGGCCTTGCCGGCGTCTCCTGGCGGTTCAATGCCTGGGGCGAAAAACACGCGCCCTTCGATGCCGACGATGCACTCGCCGGTCGCGTGCTCGCCCATCAACAGGCGGACATCTTCCAGTCCTTCCTCCATTGCGAGGGCGGATCGCTCGCCTGCGACGGCGACGGCACGCTCATCGTCACCGAGACGAGCCTGCTTCATCCCAATCGCAATCCCGGCCTGTCCAAGGCCTGGGTGGAAACGGAGCTTCTGCGCATGCTCGGCCTTGAAAAGGTCGTCTGGCTGCCCGGCGATCCGCTCGATCTGGAGACGGACGGCCATGTCGACGGCATGTGCTGCTTCGTGCGTCCCGGTGTCGTGATGTTCGAATACAATCCCGACCCGAACGACCTGCACGGGCGCATCCTCGCCGACAATCTGGCAGCGCTCGCCAGCCAGACGGACGCACGCGGCCGCAGTTTCGAGGTCATTCCCATTCCCGAGGCCTATGACGTGGAAGCGACCAGCGAGGTCTTCGCCCGCTCCTACATCAATTTCGCGCTGACCAATGGCGGCGTGGTGATGCCGACCTACGGCACGCCCTCCGGCGAAGAGGCCAAGGCGGCCGTCGCCCGCGCCTTCCCGGACCGGCGCATCGTGACCGTCGATGTCGGCGCGGTCGTTCCCGCCGGCGGCGCGATCCACTGCATTACACAGGAACAGCCGCTGTAAACGGCCCGATACCACCCCACCAACAGCAACGGAGAAAGACGATGAAACGCTGGCTCGCGCTTGCGACGGCATGCCTTTTTGCGGCCCCCGCCGGGGCGGAGGAAAAGGTGCTCTACCTCTATTCCTGGGAATCCTATTTCAGCGCGCAGTCCATCGCCGCGTTCGAGAAGGAGACGGGTATCAAGGTCTCCTACGATCTCTTCGATTCCAACGATATCGTGGAGACGAAGATGCTGACGGGGAAGTCCGGTTACGACCTCGTGACCGTCAACCTTTCTCCGCATTTCCTGCGCCAGCTGCCGGTCGGCGTCTGGGCGCCGCTCGACCCCGCCCGCCTGCCCAATCTCGGCAACCTCGATCCGGCGGCGCTTGCACGCGGGGAAAGCGTCGATCCCGGCAACGCCCATAACGTGCCGTGGATGTGGGGCACCACCGGCGTCGGCTACAATGTGGAGAAGGTTCAGGCGATCATGCCGGACGCGCCGGTCGATTCGCTGCGCATGGTCTTCGATCCCGCCATCGTCGAAAAGTTCGCCTCCTGCGGCGTCGGCATGCTGGACGATGCCGAACAGGTGCTGGGCCTGGCGCTGATCTATCTGGGGCTGGACCCCGATACGACCGACAGGGACGAGCTCGAAAAGGCGGTGGAGGTCGTCGCGAAGGTTCGCCCCTATGTGCGCAAGTTCCACAGTTCCAGCTATGTCAACGATCTCGCCGACGGCGGCCTTTGCCTCGCCATCGGGTTTTCCGGCGACATGCTGATCGCCAGCAGCCGGGCGAAGGAGGCCGGCAAGCCCTTCACCATCACCTACCGCCTCGCGAAGGAAGGCAATCTCGTCTGGGCCGACGTGCTCGCCGTTCCGGCCGATGCGGCGCACCCGGAGGCCGCGCATGCCTTCATCGATTTCTTCCTGCGGCCGGAAATCGCCGCAGTGGCCGCCACGGAAACGGGCTTCTCGACCGCCAACAGGGCCGCGCTCCCGCTGCTTGACGAAAAGCTCCGCTCGAATGCCGACCTCTATCCCTCCGAGGAAGCGCAGAAGCGGCTGCACCTTCCCAAGGCGCTGAGCCAGAAGGCCCTGAAGATGTGGTCGCAGGCCTGGGACCGGGCGAAGGGGCTGCGGTAAACATGCCTCGCCCCTGACATGCGAACGCCCCCGCAGCAACCGCTGCGGGGGCGTTTTTCGTGACGACCGGCTTGGCGCCGGCCTTCCGCCGGTTGCCCGTCTTCCGTCAGGCGATGGACGGCAGGAGCTGGTCGAGGCTCTTCTTGGCGTCACCGTAGAACATGCGCGTGTTGTCCTTGTAGAACAGCGGGTTCTCGATGCCGGAATAGCCCGTGCCCTGGCCGCGCTTGGAGACGAACACCTGCTTGGCCTTCCACACTTCCAGCACCGGCATTCCGGCGATCGGCGAGTTCGGGTCTTCCTGGGCGGCCGGATTGACGATGTCGTTCGAGCCGATGACGATGACGACGTCCGTGTTCGGGAAGTCCTCGTTGATCTCGTCCATTTCCAGAACGATGTCGTAGGGCACCTCGGCCTCGGCCAGCAGCACGTTCATGTGGCCGGGCATGCGGCCGGCCACCGGGTGGATGGCGTACTTGACGCTGATGCCCTTCTCGCTGAGCTTGTGCGCCAGCTCCTTGACCGCGTGCTGGGCGCGTGCCACCGCCAGGCCGTAGCCCGGCACGATGATCACGCTCTCGGCATCGTTGAGCGCGGCGGCGACGCCTTCCGAATCGATCGCCACCTGCTCGCCGGTGATTTCCATCGCCGGACCCGTCGTGCCGCCGAAGCCGCCGAGGATGACCGAGACGAAGGAACGGTTCATCGCCTTGCACATGATGTAGGAGAGGATCGCACCCGAGGAGCCGACCAGCGCGCCGGTGACGATGAGAAGGTCGTTGCCCAGCGTGAAGCCGATGGCCGCCGCGGCCCAGCCGGAATAGCTGTTCAGCATCGAGACCACGACAGGCATGTCGGCGCCGCCGATGCCCATGATCAGGTGATAGCCGATGAAGAAGGCGGCGAGCGTCATCAGGATGAGCGTCCACGCGCCGGCGCCATTCACGTAGAGGATGAGCAGGAGAAGCGAAAGCAGCGCCGCGCCGGCATTGAGCGCATGGCCGCCGGGCAGCTTCTTCGCCTTGCCGTCCACCTTGCCGCTGAGCTTGCCGAAGGCGATGACCGAGCCGCTGAAGGTGATGGCGCCGATGAAGGCGCCGAGGAAGACCTCGACCTTCATGATCGACAATTCGACCGGCTCCTTGTGGGCGAGGATCGCCGCAAAACCGGTCAGCGCGGAACGGGCGGCCTCGTCGAGACCGGCGACATGCGCCGCCTCGATATGGGCGTTGAAGCCGATGAAGACGGCGGCAAGGCCGACGAAGGAATGGAGCGCCGCGACGAGCTGCGGCATCTCCGTCATCTGCACGCGGGCGGCGACATAGGCGCCGAGCACCGCGCCGCCGGCGATCATCAGCACGACGATGAACCAGTTGCCGACGTCAGGCCCGAAGACCGTGGCAATGACGGCAAGCGCCATGCCGACGATACCGTACCAGACGGCGCGCTTGGCGCTTTCCTGGCCCGAAAGGCCGCCGAGCGAGAGGATGAAGAGAACTGCTGCCGCGATGTAGGCGGCCGAAACGATACCGATGGTCATGACAGTTTCCTCCCGCTCACGACTTCTGGAACATGGCGAGCATGCGCCGGGTGACGAGGAAGCCGCCGACGATGTTGATCGTGGAGATCAGCACCGAAAGCGCCGCCAGCACCACCACCAGCCAGCTACCCGAGCCGATCTGCAGGAGCGCGCCGACGATGACGATGGCCGAGACCGCATTGGTCACCGCCATCAGCGGCGTGTGCAGGGCGGGCGTGACGTTCCAGACCACGTGGTAGCCCACATAGATGGCCAGCACGAAGATGATGAAGTGGCTCATGAAGGCGGACGGCGCATAGGCGCCGACGATGAGCAGCAGCGCCGTTCCGACGGCGAGCAGCACCAGTTGGCTCTTGGTCTGCGCCTTGAAGGCTGCCGCTTCCGCGGCGCGCCTTTCCTCCGGCGTCGGCTCCTTCACCTTTTCCTTCGGCTTCTGCGCGGCGATGGCCGCGATCTTCGGCGGCGGCGGCGGGAAGGTGATCGCACCGTCGAAGGCGACGGTCGCACCGCGGATGACGTCATCCTCCATATTGTGCACGACCGTGCCGTCCTTGCCGGGCGTCAGGTCGGCCATCATGTGGCGGATATTCGTGGAATAGAGCGCCGAGGACTGCGCGGCCATGCGGCTCGGGAAGTCCGTATAGCCGATGACGGTGACGCCGTTCGGCGAAACGATCTTCTGGTCGGCGACCGTCAGGTCGCAGTTGCCGCCACGTTCGGCGGCAAGGTCGACGACGACGGAGCCCGGCTTCATCGCCGCGACCATGTCGGCCAGCCACAGCTTGGGCGCGTCGCGACCCGGGATCAGCGCCGTGGTGATGACGATGTCCATCTGCGGGGCGAGTTCGCGGAACTTGGCAAGCTGCTTCTCGCGGAATTCCGGCGAGGACGGGGCGGCATAGCCGCCGGTCGCCGCGCCGTCCTGCACGCCGCCCTGACCGTCGGCGAAATCGAGATAGACGAACTCGGCGCCCATCGATTCGATCTGCTCGGCGACCTCGGGGCGCACGTCGAAGGCGTAGGTCTGCGCACCGAGCGAGGTGGCGACACCGATGGCCGCGAGGCCGGCGACACCCGCGCCGATCACCAGAACCTTGGCCGGCGGAACCTTGCCGGCGGCCGTGACCTGGCCGGTGAAGAAGCGGCCGAAATTATTGCCGGCCTCGATCACCGCACGATAGCCGGCGATATTGGCCATGGAGGAGAGCGCGTCCATCTTCTGCGCGCGCGAGATGCGCGGCACCATGTCCATGGCGATGACATTGGCGCCCGTGGCCCTTGCCTGCTCCAGAAGCTCGGCATTCTGGCCGGGATAGAAGAACGAGATCAGCGTTTTGCCAGAAGACAGCCGCTCGACCTCTCCCGTCGTCGGCGGACGGACCTTGACGATCACGTCGGACGCCGCGACCAGCGCGGCGGCATCGTCGACCACCGTGACACCGGCGGCGCGATAGCCGTCGTCCGATATGCCGGCCGAAAGACCCGCGCCCGTTTCGATGAAACAGGCATATCCCAGTTTGGCGAGTTGAACCGCACTGTCCGGCGTCATGGCGACGCGGGATTCCCCCGGGTAGCTCTCTTTGAGCGCACCAATCTTCGCGTTCATTCTCTCTCTGCCCCCCACTCCACGTTCATTCACAAACACTTTGCCATGCCGGCAAAAAACCAACGCGGCATAACGACCGGAGTGACGCCGCTTTGTCCAGTACCGCTCGGCGCGAATCCGTCCATTTCCGTCGCTTTTGAGCTCAGGCTAAACGATTTTATTCCTGCGCCCCGTACGGAACGGTTCTCGGCCGGAAAGGTCGCGTCCATTGCATACCATCTGAACGGGCAATCCACTCCCCGATCGTTCAGGCCGGTGCTGCAGCAACCGTATTTCGAGCCCCGGCACAGAATGCCCCTCCCACACCACAACAGCATCCGACACCCGGAAAACCGGGTCGGCACCGATCTGCGGCCTCCGAAACTCTCCTCCACAGGGCCCGCGGCGCCCATCTAGCGCACTCGCGGTCAACGTCATTATTGTATACAATATCGCGTACAAACAAGTCAAATTATCGCATCCAAAATTTAAAACTTTTTGTGTTCTGTCTTTCTTGACATTGCATACAAAGATCATAGCATGCGTATTAGAAGGACGTGAGGTTCTTCCGAACGAGAGAATTTCCAACATCACCCGAAGCCAGTGAGAACGCCGATGGAAGCCGATAATCGTCACCTGTCCCCGCGCACGACCCTCGTGCTATCTCGGTCCGAAATCGAAGGATTGGTGACCATGGCCGAGGTCATCGAGGCGGTTGAAGCCGCGCATGCCGACATGTCCAATGGCACCGCCGCGCAGCCCGCCGCCGTCGCGATGAAGCTGCCCTCGGGCACCGGCGCCTTCCTCGCCATGCCGGCGCTGGCCGATCGTCAGGGTCTGGCCGTCGTCAAGCTGCTGGCCGACATGCCCGACAACACCGCGCGCGGCCTGCCGATGCAGCGCTCCGTCGCGCTCATGGTTTCGCAGGAGACCGGTGCTCCGGTCGCCATCTTCCACGGCCAGATCCCCACCCGTATCCGCACGGCTGCCGCCAGCGCCGTGGCGACGCGCCATCTTTCGCGCGCCGACAGCCGCGTGCTCGGCGTGATCGGCGCCGGGGACCTTGCCGTCGAGCATGTCCGCGCCATACGAGAGGTCCGCCAGATCGAACGCGTCGTCGTCTGGTCGCGCTCCAGCACCACCGTCGCCCGCTTCATCGAACGGGTCGGCAAGGACTTCCCCGATCTCATCCTCGTCGGCGCCGCCTCGCCGGAAGAAGTCTTCGCCGAAGCCGATATCGTCTGCACGCTGACGCCGTCCTGCGAGCCGCACGTCAAGGGCGCCTGGTTCAAGCCGGGCCAGCACATCAATGCCGTCGGCGCGCCGCCGCGTCCGGATCATCGCGAGATCGACTCCGCCGGCATGGCCCGGGCCACGGTGTTCCTCGACAGCGTGCCGATGGCGATGCACGATTCTGGCGACCTGCTGATGGCCATCGCCGAGGGCGCGATCACCGCGGAACAGGCATCCACCGAGATTGGCGATGTAATCACCGGCGCGGCCGCCGGCCGCACGTCGGCGGACGAGATCACCCTGTTCAATTCCGTCGGCCTCGCCATGCAGGACCTGGCGATCGGCGGCCTGATCATTGCCCGCGCCCGCGAAAAGGGCATTGGCAAGGAAATCGACCTCACGGCCTGAGGTCAAGATTGGCATAGGCCCTGCTCTGGAGGAGAGCCGGGCCTCATTTCACCGCGCAAACCAAGTTTCCGTGGCCATGCCCGCATGGCCACCGGATTTCTGCGCACATTTGGGGGGAAAGACACATGGACAAGAACTTCCTTTGGCGAAAGGGGGACTGGGGTGGTTACTTCGGCCTTCTGGCCAATAACCTGACCAATCTCCTGACGATGATCGCCCTTCTGATCTTCGTCGTCGGCTTTCCGAAAGAGATGGTCTACGGGCGGATCGCACCGGCCTTCGGCCTTGCAATTCTCGCTGCGAGCCTCTGGTACACCTACTTCGCCTATCGGCTGGTGAAGTCTTCCGGCCGCACGGACGTGACGGCGCTGCCCTCGGGGCCAAGCTCGCCGTCGATCTTCACGGTGACGTTCCTCGTGATCCTGCCGGTCTACCTGCAGACCAAGGACGCGGAATTCGCCCTGCAGATCGCCCTCGTCTGGTGCGTCGTCGAAGCGGCGATCCTCGCCGGCGGCTCTTTCCTCGGAGAAAAGATCCGGCAGCTGATCCCGCGCACCGTGCTGCTGTCGTGCCTTGCCGGTCTCGGCCTGCTGCTTCTGGCGATGAACCCGATGCTGCAGTCCTTCGAGTCGCCGACCATCGCCTTCGTGGTGCTCGTGCTGATCTTCCTCAACTGGTTCGGCAAGAAGCCGATCCTGCCGAAGGTTCCGACCGGCTTCCTGCTGCTCGCCACCGGCACCGCGCTCGCCTGGATCTTCGGCCTGCAGAGCCCGACGGCCGTTGCGGAATCGCTCAGCACCTTCGGCTTCAACCCGCCGACGCTGCATGTGGGCAGCTTCCTGCAGGGTCTGCCGCATGCCCTGCCCTACCTTGCCTCGGCCGTTCCGCTCGGCCTTGCCAACTACGTCTTCGACCTCGAGAACATCGAGAGCGCGCACGCCGCCGGCGACCCCTACCCGACCCGTCAGGTCATGCTGGCAAACGGCCTGTCCTCGACGATCGGCGCCATGTTCGGCAACCCCTTCCCGGTCACGGTCTATATCGGCCATGCCGGCTGGAAATCCATCGGCGCCAGCACCGGCTACACGCTGTTCACCGGCATCAGCATGTTCCTGATCACCCTGTTCGGCCTCGGCGCCTTCCTTCTGGCCGTCATCCCGATGGTCGCGGTTCTGCCGATCCTCGTCTATATCGGCGTCGTGACCTGCAACCAGGTGGTCCGCGAGGCGCCCAAGAATGAAGTGCCGGTCATCTTCATCACCATGTTCCCCTGGATCGCGAACTGGGCGCTGACCCTGCTCAACAACACGCTGTCGGCCGCCGGAACCAATGCCAAGACGATCGGCGTGGAAGCACTCGCCCACAAGGGCGTCTACTATCAGGGCCTCTCGAACCTCGGCAACGGCGCGCCGCTCTCGAGCATGACCTGGGGCTGCATCGCGATCTTCGCGATCACCGACCGCCCCGTCGCCGGCATCATCGCGGCCCTTGTCGGCGCCCTGCTGACCTTCCTGGGTGTCATTCACTCTCCCACGGTCGGCATCGCGCAGGTCCAGGCCATGCCGCTGGTCTACGGCTACTGCATGATCGCAGCCATCTTCTGCGTGAAGCACTTCCTCAATCAGCGTGAGGGAACCGCCTGACAATGCTCCCCAGGCGCGAGGCTTGCCGGCGATTGAGCTAAACCGGCATACTTCACGCCTCCCTGCGGCGCGAACCGGCCTATTCTCCAGGCATGTTCGCGCCGCTTCTTGTTTCGGCCGGCGCAAACGCGCCGGCCTCTTCCTGTCCGTCTCGACAAGGCAGAATGCCCCTGAAGCACATCCCGCCACGGCGGCAGCACCTTGCAATCCTTCTCAAAGCAGCGGCCGATCTTCTCTCTTCTCCACGCGTCACGCCGCAAGGTGCCCGGACATCACGCCGGCACATTCCAGCCCCTACCGTTGAAGAGATCGAGGCCCACAGGGACAGCCGGGTTCGCCGGCAGGGCTAGAAACAATTCGGCCCCTCGAACCGAACGGTTCGAGGGGCCGGATCGCGATCGTTGCAGCCCCGGGGCAGAACCCGGGACGGTATGCTTAGCCAGCCTTGGCGATGGCGCCGTAGGCGAGCTTGCCCTTGTGGACGACGGCGTTGCGGTTCGGCAGGCGCGCGACCGCCTCGGCCGAGCAGCTGGCCGGCACGAGGTTGAAGCTCGCATCGTCGCCGGCCTTCGGCCAGACCTGCTCGCCCTTGTCGTTGAGCGGCGTGACGAAGCCGGTCGCATAGCCGAGCGTGCGGTTGATCTCGTATTCGATGCTGGAATAGTCGATGCGCGCGATTTCGTTGGCCTTTTGCAGCATGTCGCAATTGCCGAAGGAATCCCACCAGTCGATGACGCTGTCCGTGCCGCAAACGACCTCGACGCCGGCCTCGTGCAGATCGCGGATCGGCATGGCGTAGCGGCCGAGCGGCACGGCGGTGGCGAAGGTGACGCCGAGCGCCTTCATGCGGGCAGCGAAGTCCATGAGCTCTTCCCGCGACAGCGACGCCAGCGAATAGGCATGGCTGAACGTGACGTTGCCCTGCAGCTGCTTGCTCTTCTCCATATGGTCCATGATGCGGTTGAACGTCGGGATCGCCGTTTCCTTCGGATCATGCACGTGGATGTCGATGCCGACATTGAAGTCGAGC
This genomic stretch from Roseateles sp. XES5 harbors:
- a CDS encoding ornithine cyclodeaminase family protein, translating into MAEVIEAVEAAHADMSNGTAAQPAAVAMKLPSGTGAFLAMPALADRQGLAVVKLLADMPDNTARGLPMQRSVALMVSQETGAPVAIFHGQIPTRIRTAAASAVATRHLSRADSRVLGVIGAGDLAVEHVRAIREVRQIERVVVWSRSSTTVARFIERVGKDFPDLILVGAASPEEVFAEADIVCTLTPSCEPHVKGAWFKPGQHINAVGAPPRPDHREIDSAGMARATVFLDSVPMAMHDSGDLLMAIAEGAITAEQASTEIGDVITGAAAGRTSADEITLFNSVGLAMQDLAIGGLIIARAREKGIGKEIDLTA
- a CDS encoding xanthine permease, translating into MDKNFLWRKGDWGGYFGLLANNLTNLLTMIALLIFVVGFPKEMVYGRIAPAFGLAILAASLWYTYFAYRLVKSSGRTDVTALPSGPSSPSIFTVTFLVILPVYLQTKDAEFALQIALVWCVVEAAILAGGSFLGEKIRQLIPRTVLLSCLAGLGLLLLAMNPMLQSFESPTIAFVVLVLIFLNWFGKKPILPKVPTGFLLLATGTALAWIFGLQSPTAVAESLSTFGFNPPTLHVGSFLQGLPHALPYLASAVPLGLANYVFDLENIESAHAAGDPYPTRQVMLANGLSSTIGAMFGNPFPVTVYIGHAGWKSIGASTGYTLFTGISMFLITLFGLGAFLLAVIPMVAVLPILVYIGVVTCNQVVREAPKNEVPVIFITMFPWIANWALTLLNNTLSAAGTNAKTIGVEALAHKGVYYQGLSNLGNGAPLSSMTWGCIAIFAITDRPVAGIIAALVGALLTFLGVIHSPTVGIAQVQAMPLVYGYCMIAAIFCVKHFLNQREGTA
- a CDS encoding Re/Si-specific NAD(P)(+) transhydrogenase subunit alpha — translated: MNAKIGALKESYPGESRVAMTPDSAVQLAKLGYACFIETGAGLSAGISDDGYRAAGVTVVDDAAALVAASDVIVKVRPPTTGEVERLSSGKTLISFFYPGQNAELLEQARATGANVIAMDMVPRISRAQKMDALSSMANIAGYRAVIEAGNNFGRFFTGQVTAAGKVPPAKVLVIGAGVAGLAAIGVATSLGAQTYAFDVRPEVAEQIESMGAEFVYLDFADGQGGVQDGAATGGYAAPSSPEFREKQLAKFRELAPQMDIVITTALIPGRDAPKLWLADMVAAMKPGSVVVDLAAERGGNCDLTVADQKIVSPNGVTVIGYTDFPSRMAAQSSALYSTNIRHMMADLTPGKDGTVVHNMEDDVIRGATVAFDGAITFPPPPPKIAAIAAQKPKEKVKEPTPEERRAAEAAAFKAQTKSQLVLLAVGTALLLIVGAYAPSAFMSHFIIFVLAIYVGYHVVWNVTPALHTPLMAVTNAVSAIVIVGALLQIGSGSWLVVVLAALSVLISTINIVGGFLVTRRMLAMFQKS